One genomic region from Candidatus Sulfotelmatobacter sp. encodes:
- a CDS encoding ATP-binding protein, whose product MTLRARLLIALLALALIPTAVFTAFTLDQLGRATEHWVRPGVSRALDSGVEVSKATLARLDAVAISQADAWAAEWNAAGPAGLQRAGLRERVARSGFDFMQVYRRSANAWRLDEQIVPPGIVDVARPDFSAVMPESLVLPDVIHGEQGALAAAAPAGSDVAIALGWWMAPDFFKQGEAVAEGAAHYQQLGVVVALQRKYTWLLVAGLGLALVIVALVLSSALAREMSRPIGELSAALERIAADDLSVRVSPSGARELRLLGESFNTMAERLADAREALQHAEREAAWREVAQYVAHEIKGMLTPLGARLETLRHSLASGPAAEADARREEFAAMERSLEDLARLAQQFSQYARLPKPKLEDVDLAALACSVAEGRGASASVTGTGPLAVRADRMLISRALDNLVLNAREASPPGSPVEVRVGPENGEAMVEVLDRGPGLPAGLRGRLFEPFVSTKRRGSGLGLALVRAIVQEHGGRIALEDREGGGARARVMLPLAG is encoded by the coding sequence GTGACTCTTCGCGCCCGGCTGCTGATCGCGCTCCTCGCGCTGGCGCTGATTCCCACCGCGGTGTTCACGGCGTTCACGCTCGATCAGCTCGGGCGGGCGACCGAGCACTGGGTGCGCCCGGGCGTGAGCCGGGCGCTGGATTCCGGCGTCGAGGTTTCGAAGGCGACGCTCGCGCGCCTCGACGCGGTCGCGATCTCCCAGGCCGACGCGTGGGCGGCCGAATGGAACGCGGCCGGCCCCGCCGGCCTCCAGCGGGCCGGCCTGCGCGAGCGCGTTGCCCGCTCGGGATTCGATTTCATGCAGGTCTACCGGCGCAGCGCGAACGCGTGGCGGCTCGACGAGCAGATCGTTCCGCCCGGGATCGTCGACGTGGCGCGTCCGGACTTCTCTGCGGTGATGCCGGAATCGCTGGTGCTGCCCGACGTGATCCACGGCGAGCAGGGAGCGCTCGCCGCCGCGGCGCCCGCCGGCTCCGACGTCGCGATCGCGCTCGGGTGGTGGATGGCGCCGGATTTCTTCAAACAGGGCGAGGCGGTCGCCGAGGGCGCCGCGCACTACCAGCAGCTCGGCGTGGTGGTGGCGCTCCAGCGCAAGTACACGTGGCTGTTGGTCGCGGGGCTCGGGCTTGCGCTGGTGATCGTGGCGCTGGTGCTGTCATCCGCACTGGCGCGCGAGATGTCGCGCCCGATCGGCGAGCTGTCAGCGGCCCTCGAGCGCATTGCGGCGGACGATCTGAGCGTGCGGGTCTCGCCCTCGGGGGCGCGCGAGCTGCGCCTGCTCGGCGAGTCGTTCAACACCATGGCTGAGCGGCTCGCGGACGCGCGCGAGGCGCTGCAGCACGCCGAGCGCGAGGCGGCGTGGCGCGAGGTCGCGCAATACGTGGCGCACGAGATCAAGGGCATGCTCACGCCGCTCGGCGCGCGCCTCGAGACCCTGCGGCATTCGCTGGCTTCCGGACCGGCGGCGGAGGCCGACGCGCGGCGCGAGGAGTTCGCGGCGATGGAGCGCAGCCTCGAAGACCTCGCCCGGCTGGCGCAGCAGTTCTCTCAGTACGCGCGGCTGCCGAAGCCGAAGCTCGAGGATGTCGATCTGGCCGCGCTGGCCTGCAGCGTCGCCGAAGGTCGGGGCGCGAGCGCCTCGGTCACCGGAACCGGGCCGCTTGCGGTCCGGGCGGATCGCATGCTCATCTCCCGGGCGCTCGACAATCTGGTGCTCAACGCACGCGAAGCGAGTCCGCCGGGCTCGCCGGTCGAGGTGCGAGTCGGTCCCGAGAACGGGGAGGCGATGGTGGAGGTGCTCGACCGCGGGCCCGGTTTGCCCGCCGGACTGCGCGGCCGATTGTTCGAGCCGTTCGTGAGCACCAAGCGGCGCGGCAGTGGACTTGGGCTCGCGCTGGTGCGCGCGATCGTGCAGGAGCATGGCGGGCGGATCGCGCTCGAGGATCGCGAGGGCGGTGGCGCCCGTGCGCGCGTGATGCTGCCGCTGGCGGGCTGA